From the Sphingobacteruim zhuxiongii genome, the window TCATAATGTGTCGGATTGGTTATCCTAAAATAAGAAAACTTCGGCAAGCTATGCAAGTTTATAAAAACAAGAAAGCCTTAACTTTCGCTAAGGCTTTTCTTTATGCTATTGCATATCAAACAAATGTTTCTCTGCATGGTAAGATGAACGAACCAACGGTCCTGATTCAACATATTTGAATCCCATCTTTAATCCAATTTCTTTATATCTCTCGAATGTTTGTGGAGTAATCCATTCCACAACAGGGTGATGCGCTTTAGTCGGCTGCAAATACTGACCAATTGTCAAAATGTGTACGCCAGCATCGTATAAATCCTGCATAGTCTCCACCACATCTTCTTCGGTCTCCCCAAAACCTAGCATAATACCAGACTTTGTTCTTAGACCAGCAGCAGAAATTCTACGCAAACACTCCAATGAGCGATCATACTTCGCTTGAATACGAACTTCTCTAGTCAATCGGCGAACCGTTTCAATATTATGCGAAACCACTTCCGGACGAACAGCAATCACACGGTCTAAATTATCCCACTGTCCCTTAAAATCTGGAATTAAAGTTTCCAATGTAGTTTCTGGACTTTCTTTGCGAATTGCTAAAATTGTTTCTGCCCAAATTGTTGAACCTCCATCTTTCAAATCATCACGATCGACCGAAGTGATGACACAGTGCTTAACTTGCATCAATTTCACGGAGTTCGCAACACGATTCGGCTCATCTAGATCAACCGCTAATGGGCGTCCAGTAGAAACCGCACAAAACGAACACGAACGTGTACAGATATTTCCTAGAATCATAAACGTAGCAGTTCCCGCTCCCCAACATTCACCCATGTTCGGACAGTTACCACTCTCGCAAATCGTATGTAATTTATGCTCGTCAACCAGGCCCCTAACATGGCGATATTCTTTACCCACAGGTAACTTAACACGCAACCAATCTGGCTTACGTTGGGTTTGGTTTGCTGGAATAACCGGAAGTTCAATCATAGTACAAAGGTAAACATATTTAATTTATTCCTTAAACAACTTTGTTTAGATAATATCATTTTGTATACCCATCGATCCATGCGCATTCCCTTCTAAAAAAAAACAAGGAGCTGGTACACTTTAGATCCCTTTCACATCCCTTTCAAACCCAATTCAACTCCCTTATTCGAGCGCTCCATATCGGGTTTGATAGGAGTTTGATAAGCTTTCAATTGAGGAGCAATTTAGTGTTGATACAAAGAATCATTGAAAAAACCGAAGTGAAGCCTTGTCGAAGTCAGCAGTCGATAAATTGTAAAATTCTCTACATTTATTCATTCATTATTAAAATAAAAAATGTAACTTTGCACTCCGACAAAGCAGTCGGAATTCCCTCTTTTTATCAGACATTTTCTTGTCTGTTTTGTCGGCAACAGTTTGTGTATTTAACAATTGAAATAAATAATAATGCCTAGAAACACCTCCATTAATTCGGTATTAATCATTGGATCTGGACCAATTGTCATCGGTCAAGCTTGTGAATTTGATTATTCAGGATCTCAAGCAGCCTTATCTTTAAAAGAAGAGGGTATTTCAGTTTCCATCATCAACTCAAATCCTGCAACGATTATGACTGATAACGTTGTAGCTGATCATGTTTATCTACTTCCATTAACTTGCGAAAGCATTGAGCAAATTTTACAAGAAAATCAAATCGACGCTGTTCTTCCAACGATGGGTGGACAGACCGCTTTGAACCTTTGTATTGAAGCTTCAAATCGTGGTCTATGGGAAAAATATAATGTGAAAGTTATCGGAGTTGACGTTGCTGCTATTGAAAAGACAGAAAACCGCGAGGAATTCCGTCAATTAATGGTTGACATTGGCGTAGGTGTCGCTACTTCAAAAATAGCGAACTCTTTCTTAGAAGGTAAAGAAGCTGCTCAAATCATTGGTTTCCCATTGGTTATTCGTCCTTCTTACACATTAGCAGGAACCGGAGGTGGTTTCGTTCATAAGAAAGAAGAATTTGATGCCGCTTTAAATCGTGGATTACATGCTTCTCCAACACACGAAGTATTGGTTGAGCAAGCCGTTTTAGGCTGGAAAGAATTTGAGTTAGAGTTATTACGTGACACAAATGATAACGTGATTATCATCTGTACCATCGAGAACTTTGACCCTATGGGTATCCACACAGGTGACTCAATCACTGTAGCACCGGGCATGACGTTATCTGACAAATGTTACCAAGACATGCGTAATCAAGCAATTAAGATGATGCGCTCGATCGGTACATTTGCAGGTGGTTGTAACGTTCAGTTTTCTGTAAATCCAGAAAATGAAGAAATCATTGCAATTGAGATCAACCCTCGTGTATCGCGTTCATCAGCACTTGCATCAAAAGCAACAGGTTATCCTATCGCAAAGATTGCAGCCAAATTAGCAATCGGTTACAACTTAGATGAGCTTCAGAATCAAATTACAAAAACAACTTCCGCATATTTTGAGCCGACGTTGGATTATGTAATTGTTAAAGTTCCTCGTTTTAACTTTGACAAATTCAAAGGCGCTAATAAAGAACTAGGCTTACAAATGAAAGCTGTTGGTGAGGTTATGTCTATCGGTCGTACCTTTATCGAAGCGCTTCAAAAGGCCGCACAATCATTAGAAACTGGACGCGCCGGCTTAGGTGCAGATGGTCGCCAATCTAGAAACTTAGAAGAGATTATGCATAGCTTGGAGCATCCAAGTGCAGATCGTCTTTTCCATATTAAAGACGCTTTCGAATTGGGAGTTCCATTGGAATCCATCCGTAAAGCAACATTAATCGACAAATGGTTCCTAGTTCAAATTCAAGAATTAGTTTACCTTGAAAATGAATTACGCCGTTATCAATTGAATAATATCCCTCGCGACTTCTTTATGACCTTGAAACAAAAAGGTTATTCTGACTATCAAATCGCTTGGTTATTATCCAATGTAACCGAAGACGAAGTATATGCCCGTCGTAAAGAATTAGGTATTAACCGCGTGTATAAGATGGTTGATACTTGTGCTGCGGAATTCCCTGCACATACACCATACTATTATTCAACTTTCGAAGAAGAAAATGAATCTATAGCTTCTGATCGTAAGAAAATCATCGTTTTAGGTTCGGGTCCTAACCGCATCGGTCAAGGTATCGAATTCGATTATTCTTGTGTACATGGTTTATTAGCTGCAAAAGAATGTGGATACGAAGCAATCATGGTTAACTGTAACCCTGAAACTGTTTCTACCGACTTTAACATGGCAGATAAGTTATATTTCGAGCCTGTATTTTGGGAACATGTTCGCGAAATCATTGAATTAGAAAAACCTGAGGGTGTTATCGTTCAATTAGGTGGACAGACTGCATTAAAAATGGCGGAACGCTTAGAAGCATTGGGTGTTAAAATCATCGGTACTTCTTTTGAGAACATGGACTTAGCAGAAGATCGCGGTCGTTTCTCAGACTTATTGAAAGATTTAGACATTCCTTACCCTAAATATGGTGTAGCGACTTCAGCTGAAGAGGCATTAGTTGTTGCTAAAGAAGTCGGTTACCCTGTACTTGTTCGTCCTTCATACGTACTAGGAGGTCAAGGCATGAGTATCGTTATCAACGATGAGGATTTAGAAAAAGCTGTGGTAAACCTATTGAAGAACCTTCCTGGTAACCATATCTTAATTGACCATTTCTTAGATAGAGCTGAGGAAGCAGAATCAGATTCAATAAGCGACGGTGAAGATGTGCACATTATCGGTATGATGGAACATATCGAACCTGCAGGTATTCACTCGGGTGACTCGTCTGCAGTACTTCCTCCATTCAGTCTTTCTGAGGCGGTACAACAAAAAATGGAAGAATATTCGATTAAATTAGCGAAAGCTTTGAACGTAAGAGGTTTATTAAACATTCAATTTGCGATTAAAGACGAGAATGTGTTTGTAATCGAAGCCAATCCTCGTGCATCACGGACTGTTCCTTTCATCGCTAAAGCATACGATGTGCCTTATATTAATATCGCTACAAAAGTTATGCTTGGAGCAAACAAGTTGAAAGACTTCACTATTGTTCGTAAGTTAAAAGGATACGCGATTAAAGAGCCTGTGTTCTCGTTCTCGAAGTTCCCAGAAGTAGATAAGCAATTAGGCCCTGAAATGAAATCAACAGGTGAAGCAATCCGATTCATCAAAGATCTTAATGATCCTCACTTCAGAGAGCTATATAGCCAAAAATCAATGTTCTTGAATGCCCAATAGGGATACAAGTTCGGAGACATTATATTATTAGAGAAAAAACCTGCAGAAATGCAGGTTTTTTTCGTTAAGGCTGAATGCTAGTAAATTGAGCCGCTCAACCTTGCGGTGTGACACCAAATAGTTGTACCAATTTTGAAGATGGATGTTTGAGTTTATCTGAAATGAAACTAACAAGCCATAAAAAAAACTCGACTTGCGAGTTCTTGTATTTAGATTTAAAAAATATTCCTAAATATCCTTAACACACCTAAACCCGACATTATTAGTTGGTGAGTTAACTTCTCCCTTTCCTCTACTTCCTGCTTTATACCGTTCGCAATATTGATCATTGCATAAAAATGAGCCCCCTCGTTGAACACGTTTTACAGCTCCAGGTTCTTGTGGATCAAAAGAGTCTGCAGGTCCCTTGGGGTTATCTGTTGGGCTATTCTGATAATAATCCGGACGGTAAAAATCTGAACACCATTCCCACACATTACCCTCCATATCAAATAAGCCATATCTGTTGACTGGAAAAGACTTTACAGGAGCGGTGGTTTCAAACCCATCCTCTTTGCTGTTGTGGGTTGGGAAAGCTCCTTGAAAGATGTTTGCCATCCATTCCCCATGCGGTGTCTTGTCATTACCCCAGTAATACGTTTCATCCGTATGTCGACCTTCCTTTGCCGCATACTCCCATTCTGCTTCGGTAGGCAAACGCTTACCCGCCCACTTTGCATAAGCTTCAGCGTCTTCGTAGGCAAGTTGAGTGACTGGATGATTCTCTTTACCTTCAATAGTACTCTCTGGGCCTTCAGGATGCCTCCAATTTGCTCCCGGAATATAATCCCACCATTGTAAATGATTCTGCATTCCCTGCACTTGATTTGGAGCTTTAAATACCGCAGATCCGGCCACAAGGACTTTAGGATCGACGCCAGGAAAGTCTTTTGGATCAAGCGGTCGTTCTGCCACAGTAACGTATCCTGTTGCTTCTACAAATACGGCATACTGCGCGTTGGTAACTTCATGCTCATCCATATAGTAAGAATTCAAGCTAACTTCATGTATAGGACTTGCATCTTGGAATTTGCCTGAACCCATCTTGAACTTCCCTCCTTCTATTAACACCATCTTCACGGTATCAAGCCCTTTTTCCTTAATAATCGCCTGTTTGATAGCCGATGCTCTCGACGGAACGGCCTCTGCATGACAAACCATTGCTGAAGAGTCGACGATAGTTGCCTGCTGTGCATGAGCGACAGAAACGATAAATAAAGTCGGAAATAAAAGGGATACTGGAAAGCGCATGTATATTGAATTTTGAACGTTACTCCTACAAATATAAGAGGCTTTTTGATATTGCAAAGAAATAGTCTACCATTTTAGTAGTTTTAATTTCATCTACTGCGAATTAACATTGTATGATAAGTTGCCTCATTAAATACAATGCTCTTCACAGGACAGTAAAAAAAAGAGCCTCCATTGCGGGAGGCTCCTTCTTGAAAATATGGGTTTAACTTATACCCTATTGAACGTTCAATTGAACATCTTTCTTAGTTTCTACCTTCGCACGGATACCAGTATTACCGCCACCGTTTAAAGTCATGTCATGTGGTTTATTTGTTTTCCAGTTACCACGAGTAAAGTCTGGGATATCAACAGTTCTGCTATTCTTAGCAACTGAATCCACACTTAAAGGAACGACTGCACTCCAAGAAGCGCCATCATATACTGTTTGATCTAATGGCAAGCCGTTACGTAGACAGTCAATCATTCTCCAGTCCATCATAAAGTCCATACCACCATGTCCACCAACTTCTTTCGCTTGTTCACCAATGAATTTCACCAATTCAGGTGTGTATTTTTCATATAGTGCTTTCAATTCCTCTGGTTTGATATAACTATGTCCAAATGCAATTCCTTCTTTCGGATATTTCTGTGCGAATCCTTTCGTACCACTCAATAAGTGAATACGTGAATAAGGACGCGGAGAAGTTACATCATGTTGAATCATCATTGTCTTTCCTTTTTCAGTCTTGATCAATGTAGTATCCATGTTACCTCTATAACGTTTACCAACAAACTCTTGGAAGAATGAGTCTTTACCCGCTAATTCACGAGCCTTATCACCCATCATAAAATCGTTTGATTGCATTGCTACTAGGTGATTCATTTTATCACCACAGTTGATATTCAAACATTGAGCAATTGGGCCGATACCGTGTGTAGGGTATAAGTTACCATTCATCTTAATGTTTTCACGCAATCTCCACATGTTGTCGTATCCATTTTTATTGAAGTTTAAGTCCAATAAATCGTGAATATACGCTCCTTCAGCATGCACTAATTCACCAAACATACCCTGACGAGCCATATTTAGTGTTAACATTTCGAAGAAGTCATAACAACAGTTTTCCAACATCATACAATGCTTTTTAGTAGCCTCTGAAGTTTTTACAACTTCCCAGATTTCCGAAATCGTTAATCCGATTGGCACTTCTGTTGCTGCGTGAGCACCTGATTTCATGGCTTCAATCGCCATTGGCGCATGGTACTGCCATGGTGTACAGATATACACTAAATCTAACTCTTCGTTTTTCAACATGGTTTTCCAACCATCTTCGCCCGAATAAGATTTAGCTTCTTTAAGACCTTTTTTTGTAAGGATAGTTTGTGCTTTAGTCACACGGTCAGCATGTCGATCACATAGCGCAACAATTTCTGCTCCTTCAATATATGAAATACGATCCACAGCTCCGGGACCACGCATTCCTAACCCAATTATTGCCACCTTAACTTTATCAATCTTCGGAGCAGCAAAGCCCGACATATTGAAGTTTTGGGAAGCAAATACTTCGTTTTGCAAAGACGGCAATGTGATCGCAACACTCGATAACAATCCAGCCTTCTTCAAGAAATCTCTACGCGAATTATTCATGGTAAATATTTTAATAAGATCTAAGTTACAAAATCTTCGGTTTACATAATAAAGGGGGATATAGAAATCCCCCTATAAATCACCTATTTTAAAACAAACTAAACAGTCAAATTGAAAATACTATCAAATTAATGAACGGTATAATTTGGTTCAGGAGTTATATGCGTAACTCCTAATACAATGATATAACGAATTTTGAAGAAACAAAAATGATTTCATAATGCAAACGTTTGTCCTATTTACACAACCGATTGCTTTTCTGTCAAAATCTTGTTATAAAGGAAATTAGAGTAGAAAATAGATAGAAATACTGCGTTTTTTTGAGATCGCATAGAATTTTCGTTCCTCCGTCAAATCAGGGTCAATAGCGCGGCAAGCATGAGATAATCCTACAGAAAATAGCTATTTTTGAATTAGACAATTATATAAGTAATGAAAATAGAATTAAACCGGAAAAATAAAGCGGTACATTTTGAAGCATCAGCCGCTTCTTCAAGCGTGAAAGTAAATATAGACGGTCCAGAATCGATTGGTGGCGAGGGAAAAGGCGTACGACCTATGGAATTGGTACTAATTGCATTAGGCTCATGCAGCGTATTTGACTTATCCAGCATTTTAGAAAAACAACGTCAAGAAATTGAAGATATTCAAGTCGAAGTCGAGGGACAAAGACGTGATGAGATTCCTAATATTTTCACTAAGATTCATATCACATTCAAGTTGAAAGGAAATATTGATGAAGTAAAAGCACAAAAAGCAGCTGAACTTGCCG encodes:
- the lipA gene encoding lipoyl synthase, with product MIELPVIPANQTQRKPDWLRVKLPVGKEYRHVRGLVDEHKLHTICESGNCPNMGECWGAGTATFMILGNICTRSCSFCAVSTGRPLAVDLDEPNRVANSVKLMQVKHCVITSVDRDDLKDGGSTIWAETILAIRKESPETTLETLIPDFKGQWDNLDRVIAVRPEVVSHNIETVRRLTREVRIQAKYDRSLECLRRISAAGLRTKSGIMLGFGETEEDVVETMQDLYDAGVHILTIGQYLQPTKAHHPVVEWITPQTFERYKEIGLKMGFKYVESGPLVRSSYHAEKHLFDMQ
- the carB gene encoding carbamoyl-phosphate synthase large subunit produces the protein MPRNTSINSVLIIGSGPIVIGQACEFDYSGSQAALSLKEEGISVSIINSNPATIMTDNVVADHVYLLPLTCESIEQILQENQIDAVLPTMGGQTALNLCIEASNRGLWEKYNVKVIGVDVAAIEKTENREEFRQLMVDIGVGVATSKIANSFLEGKEAAQIIGFPLVIRPSYTLAGTGGGFVHKKEEFDAALNRGLHASPTHEVLVEQAVLGWKEFELELLRDTNDNVIIICTIENFDPMGIHTGDSITVAPGMTLSDKCYQDMRNQAIKMMRSIGTFAGGCNVQFSVNPENEEIIAIEINPRVSRSSALASKATGYPIAKIAAKLAIGYNLDELQNQITKTTSAYFEPTLDYVIVKVPRFNFDKFKGANKELGLQMKAVGEVMSIGRTFIEALQKAAQSLETGRAGLGADGRQSRNLEEIMHSLEHPSADRLFHIKDAFELGVPLESIRKATLIDKWFLVQIQELVYLENELRRYQLNNIPRDFFMTLKQKGYSDYQIAWLLSNVTEDEVYARRKELGINRVYKMVDTCAAEFPAHTPYYYSTFEEENESIASDRKKIIVLGSGPNRIGQGIEFDYSCVHGLLAAKECGYEAIMVNCNPETVSTDFNMADKLYFEPVFWEHVREIIELEKPEGVIVQLGGQTALKMAERLEALGVKIIGTSFENMDLAEDRGRFSDLLKDLDIPYPKYGVATSAEEALVVAKEVGYPVLVRPSYVLGGQGMSIVINDEDLEKAVVNLLKNLPGNHILIDHFLDRAEEAESDSISDGEDVHIIGMMEHIEPAGIHSGDSSAVLPPFSLSEAVQQKMEEYSIKLAKALNVRGLLNIQFAIKDENVFVIEANPRASRTVPFIAKAYDVPYINIATKVMLGANKLKDFTIVRKLKGYAIKEPVFSFSKFPEVDKQLGPEMKSTGEAIRFIKDLNDPHFRELYSQKSMFLNAQ
- a CDS encoding OsmC family protein, with product MKIELNRKNKAVHFEASAASSSVKVNIDGPESIGGEGKGVRPMELVLIALGSCSVFDLSSILEKQRQEIEDIQVEVEGQRRDEIPNIFTKIHITFKLKGNIDEVKAQKAAELAVKKYCSVHDMLAAGGVDITYSIQIA
- a CDS encoding Gfo/Idh/MocA family protein — encoded protein: MNNSRRDFLKKAGLLSSVAITLPSLQNEVFASQNFNMSGFAAPKIDKVKVAIIGLGMRGPGAVDRISYIEGAEIVALCDRHADRVTKAQTILTKKGLKEAKSYSGEDGWKTMLKNEELDLVYICTPWQYHAPMAIEAMKSGAHAATEVPIGLTISEIWEVVKTSEATKKHCMMLENCCYDFFEMLTLNMARQGMFGELVHAEGAYIHDLLDLNFNKNGYDNMWRLRENIKMNGNLYPTHGIGPIAQCLNINCGDKMNHLVAMQSNDFMMGDKARELAGKDSFFQEFVGKRYRGNMDTTLIKTEKGKTMMIQHDVTSPRPYSRIHLLSGTKGFAQKYPKEGIAFGHSYIKPEELKALYEKYTPELVKFIGEQAKEVGGHGGMDFMMDWRMIDCLRNGLPLDQTVYDGASWSAVVPLSVDSVAKNSRTVDIPDFTRGNWKTNKPHDMTLNGGGNTGIRAKVETKKDVQLNVQ
- a CDS encoding formylglycine-generating enzyme family protein, which encodes MRFPVSLLFPTLFIVSVAHAQQATIVDSSAMVCHAEAVPSRASAIKQAIIKEKGLDTVKMVLIEGGKFKMGSGKFQDASPIHEVSLNSYYMDEHEVTNAQYAVFVEATGYVTVAERPLDPKDFPGVDPKVLVAGSAVFKAPNQVQGMQNHLQWWDYIPGANWRHPEGPESTIEGKENHPVTQLAYEDAEAYAKWAGKRLPTEAEWEYAAKEGRHTDETYYWGNDKTPHGEWMANIFQGAFPTHNSKEDGFETTAPVKSFPVNRYGLFDMEGNVWEWCSDFYRPDYYQNSPTDNPKGPADSFDPQEPGAVKRVQRGGSFLCNDQYCERYKAGSRGKGEVNSPTNNVGFRCVKDI